A single window of Chitinophaga sp. XS-30 DNA harbors:
- a CDS encoding outer membrane beta-barrel protein, whose product MSEQFENSIRKKLQDAEMPFDPAAWEQMKKRLDDPRRRRPVFFWWILSGLLIFIAAGSFWWWSGQQQTSAERPLTSIEDIPHSTTIPSPEKASGETEPLLPAVLPPASPGNPSSFAAEPSAPRRSVATVHHQKEKNNGDVDKEAVNLPGETEQVTVAQQSPGAATAKTDTSGQQLPAKVEETAAPVAAPADSLPEKKKRKGFEGGITIGPDVNIASSMKMGRVGLSTGIILRYHFNDRWSIQAGAVYSKKLYGATPKDYHFDYPVTYTKIDADCNVLDIPLNASYRFLTQPGGSWSLVAGASSYFMLNEKYDYFYENGTKRSHEYSNRNHHYFSVLNLGVNWEKRTTGMLQWSLQPYVKVPLGGVGEGRVKLYSAGLSLQVTMGKK is encoded by the coding sequence ATGAGCGAACAGTTTGAAAATAGTATTCGTAAAAAACTGCAGGATGCGGAAATGCCATTTGATCCCGCCGCATGGGAACAAATGAAGAAACGGCTCGATGATCCGCGCCGCCGCCGTCCTGTTTTTTTCTGGTGGATACTTTCCGGGCTGCTGATCTTTATTGCCGCAGGAAGTTTCTGGTGGTGGAGCGGGCAGCAGCAAACATCAGCAGAAAGACCACTTACAAGTATTGAGGATATTCCACATTCCACAACCATTCCATCGCCGGAAAAAGCATCCGGTGAAACCGAACCGTTGTTGCCTGCGGTATTGCCCCCAGCTTCTCCTGGGAACCCATCATCGTTTGCAGCGGAGCCGTCTGCTCCCCGAAGAAGCGTTGCAACGGTGCATCATCAAAAGGAAAAAAACAATGGAGATGTGGATAAGGAGGCGGTGAATTTACCGGGGGAAACGGAACAAGTTACCGTAGCGCAGCAATCGCCAGGCGCCGCTACTGCAAAGACGGATACCAGCGGACAGCAACTCCCTGCGAAGGTGGAAGAAACCGCCGCACCGGTAGCCGCACCGGCAGACAGCTTGCCGGAGAAAAAGAAACGGAAAGGTTTTGAGGGAGGCATCACCATCGGGCCTGATGTGAATATTGCATCCTCGATGAAAATGGGCCGGGTGGGGTTAAGCACCGGTATTATCCTGCGATATCATTTTAATGATCGCTGGAGCATTCAGGCGGGTGCGGTCTATTCCAAAAAACTTTATGGGGCAACGCCTAAGGATTATCATTTCGATTATCCTGTAACCTATACAAAGATCGATGCTGATTGTAATGTACTGGATATTCCGCTGAACGCCAGTTACCGGTTTCTCACACAACCAGGAGGCAGCTGGAGCCTGGTTGCCGGCGCATCTTCTTATTTTATGCTCAATGAAAAGTATGATTACTTCTACGAGAACGGTACAAAACGTTCTCATGAATACAGCAACCGCAACCACCATTATTTTTCCGTACTGAACCTTGGGGTGAACTGGGAAAAACGTACAACCGGCATGTTGCAATGGTCATTGCAGCCGTATGTAAAAGTGCCGCTGGGCGGAGTTGGAGAAGGGAGGGTGAAGCTTTATTCCGCGGGCCTTTCCCTCCAGGTAACGATGGGGAAAAAATAG
- a CDS encoding CopD family protein produces MYYFYIKALHIIFIVTWFAGLFYIVRLFVYHTEALAEEEPRRSILQDQFRIMMKRLWLGITWPSAILTLIFGPWMLILYGSIPGWMWVKLAFVAGLYGYHFFLHSIYKGFGQNKFRFTSTQLRVWNEVATLFLVAIVFLVVLKSMLSMVWAVAGLVIFAIVLMIAIRVYKSLREKKNR; encoded by the coding sequence ATGTATTACTTCTACATCAAGGCGCTGCACATCATTTTTATCGTTACCTGGTTTGCCGGGTTATTTTATATCGTGCGCCTTTTTGTATATCATACGGAAGCCCTGGCGGAAGAGGAACCTCGCCGCAGTATTCTGCAGGATCAATTCAGGATCATGATGAAACGGCTCTGGCTGGGCATTACATGGCCTTCCGCTATCCTTACGCTGATATTCGGACCATGGATGCTGATCCTCTATGGCTCCATTCCCGGATGGATGTGGGTGAAACTGGCTTTCGTTGCTGGCTTGTACGGCTATCATTTTTTCCTGCACAGCATTTACAAGGGCTTCGGGCAAAACAAGTTCAGGTTTACTTCCACACAATTAAGGGTATGGAACGAAGTGGCCACCCTCTTCCTCGTGGCCATCGTTTTCCTCGTGGTGCTGAAAAGCATGCTGAGCATGGTGTGGGCAGTAGCCGGACTGGTCATTTTTGCGATCGTGCTGATGATCGCTATCCGGGTGTACAAATCGTTGCGGGAGAAAAAGAACCGCTGA
- the nadA gene encoding quinolinate synthase NadA has translation MITALSEAKKNLQKKGFLDMEVDVQLDLFSEIDRLKKEKNAIILAHYYQEPDIQDVADYIGDSLGLSQQAAKTDADIIVFAGVHFMAETAKILSPQKKVLLPDLKAGCSLADSAPPELFRKFREKYPDHIVISYINCSAGIKALSDIICTSSNAERIIESVPKDQPIIFAPDRNLGAYLIKKTGRDMVLWNGACMVHEIFSLEKITRLKMRHPEAKIIAHPECEAPVLAIADFIGSTTGLLKFTQRDDAQEYIVVTETGILHQMQKENPRKTFIPAPPNNACACNDCPHMKLNTLEKLYLCMEYEEPEITMDEKLRIAAKKPIDRMLDISAKAGL, from the coding sequence ATGATTACGGCGTTATCGGAAGCAAAAAAAAATTTGCAGAAAAAAGGGTTCCTGGATATGGAGGTGGATGTTCAGCTGGATCTTTTTTCGGAAATCGACAGGCTCAAGAAAGAAAAGAACGCGATCATCCTGGCGCATTATTACCAGGAGCCGGATATACAGGATGTGGCGGATTATATTGGTGACAGTTTAGGCCTCAGCCAGCAGGCTGCAAAAACGGATGCGGATATTATTGTGTTTGCCGGTGTGCATTTTATGGCCGAAACAGCGAAGATCCTGAGCCCGCAGAAGAAGGTGCTTTTGCCGGACCTGAAAGCCGGCTGTTCGCTGGCGGACAGTGCGCCGCCGGAGTTGTTCCGGAAATTCCGCGAAAAGTACCCCGACCATATCGTGATTTCCTATATTAATTGTTCTGCGGGTATCAAAGCACTCAGCGATATCATTTGCACGAGCTCCAATGCCGAAAGGATCATCGAAAGCGTGCCGAAGGACCAACCGATCATCTTTGCACCTGACCGCAACCTTGGGGCTTATCTGATCAAAAAGACGGGTAGGGACATGGTGCTTTGGAACGGGGCGTGCATGGTGCATGAGATTTTCAGCCTGGAAAAGATCACCCGGCTGAAGATGCGGCACCCCGAGGCAAAGATCATTGCCCATCCGGAATGTGAGGCGCCGGTGCTGGCGATCGCTGATTTCATAGGTTCAACAACAGGCTTGCTGAAGTTTACCCAGCGGGATGATGCCCAGGAGTACATCGTGGTGACCGAAACCGGTATCCTGCACCAGATGCAGAAAGAGAATCCGCGGAAGACCTTTATTCCGGCGCCGCCGAACAACGCTTGTGCCTGCAATGATTGTCCGCATATGAAACTGAACACACTGGAGAAGTTGTACCTGTGTATGGAGTATGAGGAACCGGAGATCACGATGGATGAGAAGTTGCGGATTGCGGCGAAGAAGCCGATAGACAGGATGTTGGATATCAGTGCAAAAGCCGGGTTGTAG
- the ybeY gene encoding rRNA maturation RNase YbeY, which yields MVYFSAHEVKVGLKDRTRLKGFIRELFEREEQGLSNLQYVFCNDEYLLRINQEFLKHDTYTDIVTFELSPDPDITEGEIYISIDRVKENAERYEITENYELHRVMFHGALHLCGYRDKTKKEVEIMRQKEDEYLKLYFDK from the coding sequence ATGGTTTATTTCTCTGCGCACGAAGTTAAAGTTGGTTTAAAGGACAGGACCAGGCTCAAAGGGTTTATCCGGGAGTTATTCGAACGGGAGGAACAGGGGCTTTCCAATCTGCAATATGTTTTTTGCAATGATGAGTATCTGCTGCGTATCAACCAGGAGTTTCTGAAGCACGACACTTACACGGATATCGTTACATTCGAACTGTCACCCGACCCGGATATAACAGAGGGGGAAATCTATATCAGCATAGATCGTGTGAAGGAAAATGCGGAGCGCTATGAGATAACCGAGAATTATGAATTGCACCGGGTGATGTTTCATGGTGCGTTGCATTTGTGCGGATACCGGGATAAGACCAAAAAGGAAGTGGAGATCATGCGCCAGAAAGAGGATGAATATTTGAAGCTGTATTTCGACAAGTAG
- the mnmG gene encoding tRNA uridine-5-carboxymethylaminomethyl(34) synthesis enzyme MnmG has protein sequence MFPSYDVIVVGAGHAGCEAAAAAANMGSRVLLVTMNMQTIAQMSCNPAMGGIAKGQIVREIDALGGYSGIVTDQSMIQFRMLNRSKGPAMWSPRVQNDRMLFAAKWREALENTSRVDFYQDMVKGLLVKNGVCHGVVTGLGHEIEAKAVVLTNGTFLNGVIHIGDKQFGGGRVAEKAATGITEQLLSLGLESDRLKTGTPPRIDGRSLDYSKMEEQKGDEEIVGFSYMDVEKIRPEQQRSCFITYTSEQVHDILRTGFDRSPMFQGRIQGTGPRYCPSIEDKINRFAERERHQLFVEPEGWNTVEIYVNGFSTSLPEDVQQKALRLVPGFENARMFRPGYAIEYDYFPPTQLQFSLETKQVSNLFFAGQINGTTGYEEAACQGLMAGINAHLKVREQEPLVLKRSEAYIGVLIDDLINKGTDEPYRMFTSRAEFRTLLRQDNADLRLTERSYKLGLATEERMQKMSDKLSGVEKAKTILKELALEPGEANAWLNSNNSAPLTQKQRAHQLLLRPGLDIISMKDHLPSVANALKDFGRDVLEQVEIQVKYDVYIEKENELVKRMSQLEDLVIPDAFDYSKLVSLSNEARQKFTKIKPRTLGQASRISGVNPSDVQILMVYMGR, from the coding sequence ATGTTCCCATCTTACGATGTTATTGTTGTCGGGGCCGGCCATGCCGGATGTGAAGCTGCTGCAGCGGCGGCAAATATGGGGTCCCGGGTGTTGCTTGTTACCATGAATATGCAGACCATCGCCCAGATGAGTTGTAACCCGGCCATGGGAGGAATCGCAAAAGGACAGATCGTCCGGGAGATTGATGCACTTGGGGGATACTCTGGTATTGTTACCGATCAATCCATGATCCAGTTCAGGATGCTGAACCGCAGTAAAGGACCTGCTATGTGGAGCCCGAGAGTACAGAACGACCGCATGTTGTTCGCTGCCAAATGGCGGGAAGCGCTGGAGAATACCTCCCGGGTAGATTTTTATCAGGATATGGTAAAGGGACTGCTCGTGAAAAACGGGGTCTGCCATGGTGTAGTTACCGGATTAGGACATGAGATTGAGGCCAAAGCAGTGGTATTGACCAATGGAACATTCCTGAACGGGGTGATCCATATCGGGGATAAACAGTTCGGTGGAGGACGTGTTGCGGAAAAAGCGGCGACCGGCATAACGGAACAACTCCTGTCACTGGGTCTTGAAAGCGATCGCCTTAAAACAGGCACTCCCCCCAGGATAGATGGCAGAAGTCTCGATTACTCCAAAATGGAAGAACAAAAAGGGGATGAAGAGATCGTTGGCTTCTCTTATATGGACGTGGAAAAGATCAGACCTGAGCAACAAAGAAGTTGTTTCATTACCTATACCAGCGAACAGGTGCATGATATTTTACGTACAGGATTTGATCGCTCCCCCATGTTTCAGGGCAGAATACAGGGAACAGGCCCCCGGTATTGCCCAAGTATTGAAGACAAGATCAACCGTTTCGCTGAAAGAGAAAGGCACCAGCTTTTCGTAGAACCGGAAGGCTGGAACACCGTGGAGATATATGTAAATGGTTTTTCTACCTCCTTGCCCGAAGACGTTCAGCAAAAAGCGCTGCGCCTGGTACCCGGTTTTGAAAATGCCAGAATGTTCAGACCAGGATATGCGATAGAATATGATTACTTCCCCCCTACCCAGCTGCAGTTCTCCCTGGAAACAAAACAGGTATCGAACCTATTCTTCGCGGGCCAGATCAACGGCACTACCGGATATGAGGAAGCAGCATGCCAGGGTTTAATGGCAGGTATCAATGCACACCTCAAAGTCAGGGAACAGGAACCGCTGGTATTGAAACGCAGTGAAGCCTATATCGGTGTACTGATAGATGACCTGATCAACAAAGGGACCGATGAACCTTATCGCATGTTTACCTCCCGGGCAGAGTTCCGCACGCTGCTCAGGCAGGATAATGCTGATCTCCGCCTGACGGAAAGAAGCTACAAACTGGGATTGGCTACCGAAGAAAGAATGCAGAAAATGAGCGATAAACTTTCCGGTGTGGAAAAGGCAAAGACTATACTGAAGGAACTGGCGCTGGAACCCGGGGAGGCCAATGCCTGGCTGAACAGCAATAACTCTGCTCCGCTTACGCAAAAACAAAGAGCGCATCAGCTATTGCTTCGCCCCGGACTGGATATTATATCCATGAAAGATCATCTTCCCAGTGTGGCAAACGCCCTTAAAGATTTCGGAAGAGATGTACTGGAACAGGTAGAGATCCAGGTAAAGTATGATGTATATATAGAAAAGGAAAATGAGCTGGTAAAAAGAATGAGCCAACTGGAGGATCTGGTGATACCGGATGCATTTGATTATTCAAAACTCGTATCCCTTTCCAACGAAGCCCGTCAGAAATTTACGAAGATCAAACCACGGACTTTAGGACAAGCCAGCCGGATCAGCGGAGTGAATCCCAGTGATGTTCAAATTCTCATGGTGTACATGGGGCGATGA
- a CDS encoding Crp/Fnr family transcriptional regulator — protein MFESLAKYLVEKGSLTGDELRLVEEVTIPKKIRKHQYLLQEGDVSHFQSFVAKGCLRLYRVGEDGRDHIMRFAIENWWINDYSSYQSGQPSRYNIDALENSELLMIEKGKFNYLVETIPNFKNLIEQLTANNYEAHQNRIFSNISDTAEEKYDNFLRTYSTIYDRVPLHMIASFLGLSRETLSRVRQQHARKRRNDP, from the coding sequence ATGTTCGAATCTTTAGCAAAATACCTGGTTGAAAAAGGTAGTCTGACCGGGGATGAACTTAGACTTGTAGAGGAAGTGACCATACCAAAGAAGATCCGTAAACACCAGTATTTATTGCAGGAAGGCGATGTCAGCCATTTCCAGAGTTTTGTTGCGAAAGGATGCCTTCGGCTGTATCGTGTTGGCGAAGACGGTCGGGATCATATTATGAGGTTTGCTATAGAGAATTGGTGGATAAATGACTATTCCAGTTATCAATCAGGCCAACCTTCCAGGTATAACATCGATGCGCTGGAGAACAGCGAATTGCTGATGATAGAGAAGGGAAAATTCAATTATCTGGTTGAGACCATCCCCAATTTTAAAAACCTGATAGAGCAACTGACAGCTAACAATTATGAAGCACACCAAAACAGAATTTTTAGCAATATCAGTGACACCGCAGAAGAGAAATACGATAACTTCCTCAGAACATATTCCACGATCTACGACCGGGTACCGTTGCATATGATCGCTTCGTTCCTCGGTTTGTCCCGGGAAACGCTTAGCCGGGTAAGGCAGCAGCATGCAAGAAAGCGAAGGAATGATCCTTGA
- a CDS encoding RNA polymerase sigma factor encodes MQDISEIIEGCRQWSRSSQEALYRQFFGYAMAICLRYSNNKQEAIEILNDGFLKIFNHIDSYDISRPFKSWLSKIMANTAIDHLRSRKKISFSDDITQAYDLGVTDDAAMDKLSYDEILQLVQKLPPAYRTVFNLYVMEGFQHQEIAAMLGISEGTSKSNLFKAKRILKEKIEEQSSFNNYPDTGMIGATMQK; translated from the coding sequence GTGCAGGACATATCTGAAATTATCGAAGGTTGCAGGCAATGGAGCCGCAGCAGCCAGGAAGCACTTTACCGGCAGTTCTTTGGATATGCCATGGCTATCTGTTTACGTTATTCGAACAATAAACAGGAAGCGATTGAAATACTGAACGACGGCTTCCTTAAAATTTTTAACCACATCGATTCCTACGATATATCCCGGCCTTTCAAAAGCTGGCTAAGCAAGATCATGGCCAACACCGCCATTGATCATTTAAGAAGCAGAAAGAAGATCTCCTTTTCCGATGATATTACCCAGGCCTATGATCTTGGTGTAACGGACGATGCAGCTATGGATAAACTTTCTTACGATGAAATTCTCCAGCTAGTTCAAAAGCTTCCCCCTGCTTACCGGACAGTTTTTAATCTATATGTGATGGAAGGGTTCCAGCATCAGGAAATTGCCGCGATGCTCGGTATTTCCGAAGGCACTTCCAAATCCAATTTATTCAAGGCAAAACGGATATTGAAAGAGAAGATAGAGGAACAATCATCATTTAATAATTATCCCGACACCGGCATGATCGGTGCAACCATGCAAAAATGA
- a CDS encoding FeoA family protein yields the protein MIKLSSLMIGKSAVIREFEKSDVYIKLMEMGCVPGETVKVEKIAPLGDPICIIVAGYNLSLRKTEADNIWVEEILAV from the coding sequence ATGATCAAACTATCTTCTCTCATGATTGGAAAAAGCGCAGTGATCCGGGAATTCGAAAAAAGTGATGTTTATATCAAACTCATGGAAATGGGTTGCGTTCCGGGAGAAACCGTCAAGGTGGAAAAAATCGCTCCCCTCGGCGACCCCATTTGCATCATCGTTGCCGGCTATAACCTCTCGCTCAGGAAAACAGAAGCAGATAACATCTGGGTAGAAGAAATTCTGGCCGTTTAA
- a CDS encoding SDR family NAD(P)-dependent oxidoreductase produces the protein MKLKDKVAVITGGNSGIGFGIAAAFSNEGATGTITGRNQETLDRSVKELGTGFMGIKGDVTNMDDLERIFKGTFDKFGKIDTLVVNAGGVVDGSPMAVITDVTEDNYDQYMDLNLKSSYFTVQKALPYLNDGASIILIGSSAAHRAAPGMTIYSAAKAAVISLAKGLSLDLLSRRIRVNALSPGSVDTPVFAKIVPQEQVDQVKQIWKDLTPAGRQGLPSDIGKAAAFLASDDSSFILGSEILSDGGLTNISLMK, from the coding sequence ATGAAATTAAAAGACAAAGTAGCCGTAATAACCGGAGGTAACAGCGGTATAGGGTTTGGCATTGCAGCAGCATTCAGCAACGAAGGTGCAACCGGTACTATCACCGGAAGAAATCAGGAAACACTTGACAGGTCCGTTAAAGAACTTGGAACGGGTTTCATGGGTATCAAAGGAGATGTGACAAACATGGACGATCTGGAACGAATATTCAAAGGGACATTTGATAAGTTCGGAAAAATTGATACCCTGGTTGTCAATGCTGGCGGCGTTGTAGATGGCAGTCCAATGGCAGTGATTACCGATGTCACAGAAGACAACTATGATCAGTATATGGATCTGAATTTGAAGAGCAGCTACTTCACGGTTCAAAAAGCATTGCCATATTTAAATGATGGCGCCTCAATTATTCTGATTGGGTCCAGCGCCGCGCATCGCGCAGCACCAGGAATGACCATATACAGTGCCGCTAAAGCAGCTGTAATTTCACTGGCGAAAGGATTGTCGCTCGATTTGTTATCTAGAAGGATCAGGGTGAATGCACTATCGCCAGGTTCAGTTGATACACCCGTATTTGCCAAGATCGTACCACAGGAGCAGGTTGATCAGGTTAAACAAATCTGGAAAGACCTAACACCTGCGGGGAGGCAGGGCTTGCCGTCCGATATAGGCAAGGCCGCCGCATTCCTCGCTTCTGATGATTCTTCCTTCATCCTCGGCAGCGAGATTCTTTCAGATGGCGGGTTGACCAATATCAGCCTGATGAAATAA
- a CDS encoding carotenoid biosynthesis protein produces the protein MYILFALCCMHAWKRGAGSMAYLLGGLGFGLLLEYVNVATSAGYVYGKFMLMLGVPPNDIPVCIGMGWAVIMYTARLVTDALHVPLWAAAAIDSLLAINIDLSMDVVAYRLHMWHWDWENRAGVEFSLTGGWFGIPYGNFYGWLLVVFYYSSFARLLEKTKLAKHTAWRILTPLLSILLSQIALYISLFPLSDWLKLLGVTSTHRFIAVLAIFALLAVAGLRQRKIQTGAKLPLVTWLVPAWFHVYFISWFFAAGFYQENGWMTFWSITNFIAGCIIHWLLYKTLTKRSTASI, from the coding sequence ATGTATATCCTCTTTGCGCTTTGCTGCATGCACGCCTGGAAGCGCGGGGCGGGCAGCATGGCCTACCTGCTTGGGGGACTGGGGTTCGGATTATTGCTGGAGTACGTGAATGTTGCCACCAGCGCAGGTTACGTGTATGGCAAATTTATGCTGATGTTGGGTGTGCCGCCGAACGATATTCCCGTTTGCATAGGCATGGGGTGGGCGGTAATTATGTACACGGCCCGGCTTGTTACCGATGCCTTGCATGTTCCCCTTTGGGCCGCCGCCGCGATAGACAGTTTGCTGGCCATTAATATTGATCTGAGTATGGATGTGGTCGCCTATCGCCTGCATATGTGGCATTGGGATTGGGAAAACCGTGCGGGTGTTGAGTTTTCACTGACCGGAGGATGGTTCGGCATTCCATACGGCAACTTCTACGGATGGCTGCTCGTCGTTTTCTACTATTCCTCTTTCGCGCGGTTGCTGGAAAAGACAAAGCTGGCAAAACATACTGCCTGGCGTATCCTTACCCCATTGCTGTCCATCCTCCTTTCACAGATCGCCCTGTATATTTCCCTGTTTCCCCTGTCTGACTGGCTGAAGCTGCTGGGCGTTACCAGCACACACCGGTTCATTGCGGTGCTGGCCATCTTTGCCCTCCTCGCGGTTGCCGGCTTGCGTCAAAGAAAAATACAGACCGGCGCTAAACTGCCCCTGGTCACCTGGCTGGTGCCGGCATGGTTCCACGTGTATTTCATCAGCTGGTTTTTCGCAGCGGGATTTTACCAGGAGAACGGCTGGATGACTTTCTGGAGCATCACGAATTTTATAGCCGGCTGCATTATCCACTGGCTGTTGTATAAAACGCTGACAAAACGCAGCACCGCATCCATCTGA
- a CDS encoding MFS transporter — translation MTTNQIPQNATTAWRLKAIFTGSIGNLVEWYDWYAYAAFALYFAPVFFPTGNPTVQLLNTAAIFAVGFLMRPIGGWLFGSIADRQGRRTAMTLSVLLMSFGSFMIACTPSYKSIGIMAPVLLLLARLLQGLSVGGEYGTSATYLSEIATPDRRGFFSSFQYVTLIGGQLLALGIQLLLQKIFLTPEQLANWGWRIPFVIGAILALVALYLRRNMHESISLENKGKDRGSVIVLFTRHPKAVLTVVGLTLGGTIAFYTYTTYMQKFLVNTVKLSKENSTLISFSLMLIYAALQPFFGWLSDRIGRKPLLIGFGVLGTLFTVPILTAISVASSAWAAFFLILAALLIVSGYTSINAVVKAELFPAEVRALGVGLPYALTVAIFGGTAEYLALHFKNIGQESWYYWYVTACIFVSLLVYVTAKDSRKTSFIDKEQL, via the coding sequence ATGACCACGAACCAGATCCCGCAAAATGCTACAACTGCCTGGCGGCTGAAAGCCATATTCACCGGCTCCATCGGTAACCTGGTAGAGTGGTACGACTGGTATGCCTATGCCGCATTCGCCCTCTATTTCGCGCCGGTTTTCTTCCCCACAGGCAATCCCACCGTACAATTGCTGAACACTGCTGCCATCTTTGCCGTTGGCTTCCTCATGCGGCCCATCGGCGGATGGCTGTTCGGCAGCATTGCGGACAGGCAGGGCAGGAGAACGGCCATGACCTTATCCGTATTACTGATGTCCTTCGGATCATTCATGATCGCCTGCACACCTTCCTACAAATCCATCGGCATCATGGCGCCGGTGCTGTTGCTGCTGGCGAGACTGCTGCAGGGGCTGAGCGTGGGAGGGGAGTATGGCACTTCCGCCACCTATCTCAGCGAAATTGCTACGCCGGACCGGCGGGGATTCTTTTCCAGCTTTCAGTATGTTACACTGATAGGCGGGCAATTGCTGGCGCTGGGCATTCAGCTCTTGCTGCAAAAGATCTTTCTAACGCCCGAACAGCTGGCTAACTGGGGCTGGCGCATTCCTTTCGTGATCGGCGCCATCCTCGCGCTTGTTGCACTATATCTCCGGCGGAACATGCACGAATCCATTTCACTGGAAAACAAAGGGAAAGACCGGGGATCGGTTATTGTGCTGTTCACCAGGCATCCTAAAGCGGTGCTGACGGTTGTGGGCCTGACCCTTGGAGGGACCATCGCTTTTTATACTTATACTACCTACATGCAGAAGTTCCTCGTGAATACGGTGAAGCTTTCCAAAGAAAATTCCACGCTGATCTCTTTTTCCCTGATGCTGATCTATGCTGCGCTGCAACCTTTCTTCGGATGGCTGTCTGACAGGATCGGGAGAAAACCCCTGCTGATCGGCTTTGGGGTACTGGGCACGCTCTTTACGGTACCGATACTCACCGCAATAAGCGTGGCTTCCTCCGCCTGGGCTGCCTTCTTTCTGATACTGGCGGCGCTGCTGATCGTCAGCGGATATACCTCCATCAACGCCGTTGTGAAAGCGGAACTATTCCCGGCAGAAGTACGTGCGCTGGGCGTGGGCCTTCCCTATGCCCTTACCGTGGCTATTTTTGGCGGTACTGCGGAATACCTGGCGCTGCACTTCAAAAATATCGGGCAGGAATCATGGTACTACTGGTACGTTACGGCATGTATCTTTGTTTCCCTGCTGGTGTACGTCACTGCTAAAGACAGCCGCAAGACCTCATTTATTGATAAAGAACAATTGTAA